One genomic region from Deinococcus apachensis DSM 19763 encodes:
- a CDS encoding MBL fold metallo-hydrolase, whose translation MPNHPLIERMNRLQVGENSLAFYGLGQVGVAIRGPGGVLYIDPYLTDSDGGGGHLERVFPPPVPPGDVTNADLVLVTHNHVDHFDPDTLRPLAVASPGAHFAGPYTCDPAQAGIGGERWRHARAGEPFTELGATITPVPSAHTELEGAGSGYAFLGYVIEWNGVTVYHAGDTVIWDGLIEALSAWRIDVAFLPINGRDYFRTRRGIVGNMGVREAAELAEVLNVGLVVPTHYDLFAGNGADPGQFVSYLYRLNPDRPQKVLRVGELLSFIREG comes from the coding sequence ATGCCGAATCATCCCCTCATCGAACGTATGAACCGCCTCCAGGTCGGCGAGAACAGCCTGGCCTTTTACGGCCTCGGTCAGGTCGGCGTGGCGATCCGGGGACCGGGCGGGGTCCTCTACATCGACCCGTACCTCACCGACTCCGACGGCGGGGGCGGGCATCTGGAGCGTGTGTTTCCGCCGCCCGTCCCGCCGGGGGACGTGACGAATGCGGACCTGGTACTCGTCACGCACAACCATGTCGATCACTTCGACCCGGACACCCTGCGCCCGCTGGCCGTGGCCTCTCCCGGGGCACACTTCGCGGGTCCCTATACCTGTGACCCCGCTCAGGCCGGGATCGGGGGGGAACGGTGGCGCCACGCCCGCGCGGGGGAGCCGTTCACGGAACTGGGCGCCACCATCACGCCGGTCCCCAGCGCCCACACCGAGCTGGAGGGGGCCGGGAGCGGCTACGCCTTCCTGGGTTACGTCATCGAGTGGAACGGCGTGACGGTCTACCACGCGGGCGACACGGTGATCTGGGACGGCCTGATCGAGGCGCTCTCGGCCTGGCGGATCGACGTGGCCTTTTTACCCATCAACGGGCGCGATTACTTCCGCACCCGGCGGGGCATCGTCGGGAATATGGGCGTGCGGGAGGCGGCGGAGCTGGCGGAGGTCCTGAACGTCGGCCTGGTGGTGCCGACCCATTACGACCTGTTCGCGGGAAACGGGGCCGACCCGGGCCAGTTCGTGTCGTACCTGTACCGGCTGAACCCTGACCGGCCGCAGAAGGTGCTGCGGGTGGGGGAGCTGCTCTCCTTCATCCGGGAGGGGTAG
- a CDS encoding ABC transporter permease, which yields MPYLLRKFGILLFTLWVAVTLNFILPRLVPGNPVGAMIAKYQGRLDPQAVTALTKAYGLDNQGSLIEQYVGYLGRMLHGDFGRSIGQFPTPVSDIIAQAAPWTIGLIGVTTILSFLIGSAFGLYSAWRRGGRVADALPPLALFLNSMPYFWFALLLLYFFAFKQSLFPLGNNLDPFLTPWTSQWWSSLLRHAVLPALTIIVTAAGGWLITMRNNVMNVMGEDYLAFARAKGLSEGRILNRYVLRNALLPSFTAFGIALGFVVGGAIFVETVFSYPGLGLYLYQAVVGLDYPLMQAIFLFIALAVLIANFIVDALYAVLDPRVRDGRTP from the coding sequence GTGCCCTACCTCCTGCGCAAGTTCGGCATCCTGCTGTTCACCCTGTGGGTGGCGGTGACCCTCAACTTCATCCTGCCGCGCCTGGTGCCCGGCAACCCCGTCGGCGCGATGATCGCCAAGTACCAGGGCCGCCTCGACCCGCAGGCGGTCACGGCGCTGACCAAGGCGTACGGGCTCGACAACCAGGGCAGCCTGATCGAGCAGTACGTCGGGTACCTCGGGCGGATGCTGCACGGCGATTTCGGGCGCTCCATCGGGCAGTTCCCGACCCCCGTGAGCGACATCATCGCGCAGGCCGCGCCGTGGACCATTGGCCTGATCGGTGTGACCACCATCCTGTCGTTCCTGATCGGCAGCGCCTTCGGGCTGTACTCGGCGTGGCGGCGGGGGGGCCGGGTGGCCGACGCCCTGCCGCCCCTGGCCCTCTTCCTGAACTCGATGCCGTACTTCTGGTTCGCGCTGCTGCTGCTGTACTTCTTCGCGTTCAAGCAGAGCCTCTTTCCCCTGGGCAACAACCTCGACCCCTTCCTGACGCCCTGGACCTCCCAGTGGTGGTCCTCGCTGCTGCGGCACGCCGTGTTGCCCGCACTCACCATCATCGTGACGGCGGCGGGCGGCTGGCTGATCACCATGCGCAACAACGTGATGAACGTGATGGGCGAGGACTACCTCGCCTTCGCGCGGGCCAAGGGCCTCTCGGAGGGCCGCATCCTGAACCGTTATGTGCTGCGCAACGCCCTGCTGCCCAGCTTCACCGCGTTCGGCATCGCGCTGGGCTTCGTGGTGGGCGGGGCGATCTTCGTCGAGACGGTGTTCTCCTACCCCGGCCTGGGGCTGTATCTGTACCAGGCGGTCGTGGGGCTCGACTACCCCCTCATGCAGGCGATCTTCCTCTTCATCGCGCTCGCCGTGCTGATCGCCAACTTCATCGTGGACGCGCTGTACGCCGTGCTTGACCCGCGCGTTCGGGACGGGAGGACGCCATGA
- a CDS encoding ABC transporter substrate-binding protein → MKPVSRFAAPLALLTAALGAHAFAQGQPKTTFTVVRSAQWGAQNLNPFSPGDQHLQATTSAIYETLFYVNGLNGKVTNVLGTKYAWSPDNKTLTVSTRPGVKWHDGQAFSANDVAFTFNYMKQYPALDLTGIWKNGLSSVKASGPGTVTFTFSRANTPIFNNIANVAIVPQHLWSQVKDPLTYTNSKPVGTGPFTFDAYSQQAVRVLKNPNYWIKGQPYVDAVVWRATNGNDAALLQLLKGEADYGYIGIPDPKGGYAAKGPNYSYWWPVNNSNFLYFNTTKAPFSDAAFRRAVAGAINTKDVAQKAYSGVLAAAPASAVIPAQQAQWLPTSMKSMTLKYDPAAADRALTAAGYKKNAQGQRLGRDGKPLPTFKILVGAGWTDFITMAQVVGDNLKRLGINTSIDQQTWSSYSGGLQTATYDMGISWGWGNGPTPYYLFYSSFSPELSAPVGKTAPSNLSHYTNPALTKAIAAFRATSDPAAQKQAVATMVSTVMRDMPWVPLTDRAQFSLYNTSRFTNFPTAQNPYNDGSPDDVPGARLMYLNVKPK, encoded by the coding sequence ATGAAGCCAGTGTCCCGCTTTGCCGCCCCCCTCGCCCTGCTCACCGCCGCCCTGGGCGCCCATGCCTTCGCGCAGGGGCAGCCCAAGACCACCTTCACGGTGGTGCGCTCGGCCCAGTGGGGGGCGCAGAACCTCAACCCCTTCTCGCCGGGGGACCAGCACCTCCAGGCCACCACCTCGGCCATCTACGAGACGCTGTTTTACGTCAACGGCCTGAACGGCAAGGTCACCAACGTGCTGGGCACCAAGTACGCCTGGAGCCCGGACAACAAGACCCTGACCGTCTCCACCCGCCCGGGCGTGAAGTGGCACGACGGCCAGGCCTTCAGCGCGAACGACGTGGCCTTCACCTTCAACTACATGAAGCAGTACCCGGCGCTCGACCTCACGGGGATCTGGAAAAACGGCCTCTCGAGCGTGAAGGCGAGCGGCCCGGGCACCGTGACCTTCACCTTCAGCCGCGCCAATACACCGATCTTCAACAACATCGCCAATGTGGCCATCGTCCCCCAGCACCTGTGGAGCCAGGTCAAGGACCCGCTGACCTACACCAACTCCAAGCCGGTGGGGACCGGCCCCTTCACCTTCGACGCCTACAGCCAGCAGGCGGTGCGGGTGCTGAAGAACCCCAACTACTGGATCAAGGGCCAGCCCTACGTGGACGCGGTGGTCTGGCGCGCGACCAACGGCAACGACGCCGCGCTGCTGCAACTGCTCAAGGGCGAGGCCGACTACGGCTACATCGGCATTCCCGACCCCAAGGGCGGCTACGCGGCCAAGGGGCCGAACTACAGCTACTGGTGGCCGGTCAACAACTCCAACTTCCTGTACTTCAACACCACCAAGGCGCCCTTCAGCGACGCCGCCTTCCGCCGCGCGGTCGCGGGGGCGATCAACACCAAGGACGTGGCGCAGAAGGCCTACTCGGGCGTCCTGGCCGCCGCGCCCGCCAGCGCCGTCATTCCCGCCCAGCAGGCGCAGTGGCTCCCCACCTCGATGAAGAGCATGACCCTCAAGTATGACCCCGCGGCCGCCGACCGGGCGTTGACAGCGGCCGGGTACAAGAAGAACGCGCAGGGCCAACGCCTGGGCAGGGACGGGAAGCCTCTGCCCACCTTCAAGATCCTGGTGGGGGCGGGCTGGACGGACTTCATCACGATGGCGCAGGTCGTGGGGGACAACCTCAAGCGGCTGGGGATCAACACCTCCATCGACCAGCAGACCTGGAGCTCCTACTCGGGCGGGCTTCAGACCGCGACCTACGACATGGGCATCAGCTGGGGCTGGGGCAACGGCCCGACGCCGTACTACCTGTTCTACTCCTCGTTCTCGCCCGAACTCAGCGCGCCGGTGGGCAAGACGGCCCCGTCGAACCTCTCGCACTACACCAACCCGGCCCTCACCAAGGCCATCGCCGCCTTCCGCGCCACCAGCGACCCGGCCGCGCAGAAGCAGGCCGTCGCCACCATGGTCAGCACGGTCATGAGGGACATGCCGTGGGTACCGCTGACCGACCGCGCGCAATTCTCGCTGTACAACACCAGCCGGTTCACGAACTTCCCGACCGCGCAAAACCCCTACAACGACGGCAGCCCCGACGACGTGCCCGGCGCGCGGCTGATGTACCTCAACGTCAAGCCCAAGTAA
- a CDS encoding putative bifunctional diguanylate cyclase/phosphodiesterase, giving the protein MVAPALPSALRPTLGLLILAAGLHSAWLVFGWGGAGGREWYSDLHYLAVVALFLVVVGQLFARSAGPLRVAFAWLLAHALVRGAAEASWVYLDLVGREPPFPSVADGLYVLAYLFQGAAFVLLARLPLLGLKTARLALDSLIVVGAVGVFAWQLFLAGIAGDAAEPLVSRLVSLTYPVLDLFLLGLLLLAVFRNQRLRAHEVFFALGLGLNIVGDFIFVYLTRAGSYVTGHPVDALWAWSFVLEGLGAALAARAEPRAARRPGTWQVRLTLLSPYLALSASFALLLALYPRQTLAVGGVLWGTALVTLLVMARQIVMFADNARLHRALTAREAELEHLAHHDPLTGLPNRRALTACLEEAVRDARASGTRLALLFVDLDGFKHINDTLGHAAGDAALREIAGRLRAHAPGNAQVARLSGDEFAVVVPGLADAGAALPVGEALLAALTAPLVLPGRGVSVGASVGVSVWPDHVPDAGGLLRSADSAMYHVKLRGKNGVRMFSPELDAGRRGRQEIERHLRGALDRGEFRLHYQPQCGPGGEVVGAEALLRWSHPELGEVPPRSFVPVAEDLGLIVPLGGWVLREACLQAAAWRARGLPLRVAVNVSPAQFAQADFPTQVRAALEGAGLPGSALELEITERLVVQDVARTAHQLALLGGWGVRISIDDFGTGHSALAYLLSLPISGLKVDRGFVEGLDEAGRDGAGAARVVQAVTGLAHNLGLTVVAEGVEEPWQRQRVHDLGCDYVQGDFLARPLPPAEFERWWRAHEAERAGVGGPVEALV; this is encoded by the coding sequence ATGGTGGCTCCTGCTCTTCCCTCCGCGCTGCGTCCCACCCTGGGGCTGCTCATCCTGGCCGCGGGACTGCACAGCGCGTGGCTGGTGTTCGGCTGGGGCGGGGCCGGGGGGCGGGAGTGGTACTCGGACCTGCATTACCTGGCCGTCGTGGCCCTGTTCCTGGTGGTCGTGGGGCAGCTCTTCGCGCGCAGCGCGGGACCCCTGCGGGTGGCGTTCGCGTGGCTGCTCGCCCACGCCCTGGTGCGCGGCGCCGCCGAGGCCTCCTGGGTGTACCTCGACCTGGTCGGCCGGGAGCCGCCCTTTCCCTCGGTCGCGGACGGCCTGTATGTCCTCGCCTACCTCTTTCAGGGGGCGGCCTTCGTGCTGCTCGCCCGCCTGCCGCTGCTGGGCCTGAAGACCGCCCGGCTGGCCCTGGACAGCCTGATCGTGGTGGGGGCCGTCGGCGTCTTTGCCTGGCAGCTCTTCCTGGCGGGCATCGCGGGGGACGCGGCCGAACCGCTCGTCTCGCGGCTCGTCTCGCTGACCTACCCGGTCCTGGACCTCTTCCTGCTGGGCCTGCTGCTGCTGGCGGTCTTTCGCAACCAGCGCCTGCGCGCCCACGAGGTGTTCTTCGCGCTGGGGCTGGGGCTGAACATCGTCGGCGACTTTATCTTCGTGTACCTGACGCGGGCGGGCTCCTACGTGACCGGGCACCCGGTCGACGCGCTGTGGGCCTGGAGCTTCGTGCTGGAGGGCCTTGGCGCGGCTTTGGCGGCCCGGGCCGAGCCGCGGGCCGCCCGCCGCCCGGGCACCTGGCAGGTCCGGCTCACCCTGCTGTCCCCCTACCTGGCGCTGTCCGCCTCCTTCGCGCTGCTGCTGGCGCTGTACCCGCGGCAGACCCTCGCGGTGGGCGGCGTGCTGTGGGGCACCGCCTTGGTCACCCTGCTGGTGATGGCGCGCCAGATCGTGATGTTCGCCGACAACGCCCGGCTGCACCGCGCGCTCACGGCCCGCGAGGCAGAGCTCGAGCACCTGGCGCACCACGACCCCCTGACCGGGCTGCCCAACCGCCGCGCCCTGACGGCCTGCCTGGAGGAGGCCGTGCGGGACGCCCGGGCGTCGGGTACCCGGCTGGCCCTGCTGTTCGTGGACCTCGACGGCTTCAAACACATCAACGACACGCTGGGGCACGCGGCGGGGGACGCCGCGCTGCGTGAGATCGCCGGGCGGCTGCGCGCGCACGCCCCGGGGAACGCCCAGGTGGCGCGCCTGAGCGGCGACGAGTTCGCGGTGGTGGTCCCCGGCCTGGCGGACGCGGGCGCGGCGCTCCCGGTCGGCGAGGCGCTGCTGGCGGCCCTCACCGCGCCGCTGGTGCTGCCGGGCAGGGGCGTCAGCGTGGGCGCCTCGGTCGGGGTGAGCGTGTGGCCCGACCACGTTCCCGACGCCGGGGGCCTGCTCCGCAGCGCGGACAGCGCCATGTACCACGTCAAACTGCGGGGCAAGAACGGGGTGCGAATGTTTTCCCCCGAGCTGGACGCCGGGCGGCGCGGGCGCCAGGAGATCGAGCGGCACCTGCGCGGCGCCCTGGACCGCGGCGAGTTCAGGCTGCACTACCAGCCCCAGTGCGGCCCCGGGGGCGAGGTGGTCGGGGCCGAGGCCCTGCTGCGCTGGAGCCACCCCGAACTCGGTGAGGTGCCGCCCCGGTCCTTCGTGCCGGTCGCCGAGGACCTGGGGCTGATCGTTCCCCTGGGTGGGTGGGTGCTGCGGGAGGCCTGCCTCCAGGCCGCCGCCTGGCGCGCCCGGGGCCTGCCACTGCGGGTGGCGGTCAACGTCTCGCCCGCCCAGTTCGCCCAGGCGGACTTTCCCACTCAGGTCCGGGCCGCCCTGGAGGGTGCCGGGCTGCCCGGCAGCGCCCTGGAGCTGGAGATCACCGAGCGGCTGGTGGTGCAGGACGTGGCGCGCACGGCGCACCAGCTCGCGCTGCTGGGCGGCTGGGGCGTGCGAATCAGCATTGACGACTTCGGCACGGGCCACTCGGCGCTCGCCTACCTGCTGAGCCTCCCGATCAGCGGCCTCAAGGTGGACCGCGGCTTCGTGGAGGGCCTCGACGAGGCGGGCCGGGACGGGGCGGGTGCGGCGCGGGTGGTGCAGGCGGTGACGGGCCTGGCGCACAACCTGGGCCTCACCGTGGTCGCCGAGGGGGTCGAGGAACCCTGGCAGCGCCAGCGGGTCCACGACCTGGGGTGCGACTACGTGCAGGGCGACTTCCTGGCCCGGCCCCTGCCCCCCGCCGAGTTCGAGCGCTGGTGGCGGGCGCACGAGGCGGAGCGTGCGGGGGTGGGCGGCCCCGTGGAAGCCCTCGTCTAG
- a CDS encoding N-acetylglucosamine kinase, with protein MSPPDLVLGIDAGNTKTVALVADTSGRVLGWGRGGRGNIYVSKREALAAIDRAVLAALRMADAHAAHLRAAVLSATGADWPEDFVLLGAELESRGWGASRAVVNDALGALHAAAPDGTGVMVACGTGAGIAAAAPGGQTWHTGFWQEPGGAEDLGRMTLRAVYRADLGFDPPTLLTDRVLAAYRLPNVEALLHALTRRDRRPPGRVGRLARVLLDAAAAGDVTARGLVGRHGAALGDYALVAARRVGLGGTAFGLYAAGGVMRHPSPLLRDALLARVRGGEPGATPGEGGFEPVLGAALLALRAAHAGQPGGETIRGWRAALAATLPPDTLFRT; from the coding sequence ATGAGCCCTCCCGACCTCGTCCTGGGGATCGACGCGGGCAACACCAAGACGGTGGCCCTGGTGGCGGACACGTCCGGGCGCGTGCTGGGCTGGGGGCGCGGGGGGCGGGGAAACATCTACGTGTCGAAACGGGAGGCGCTGGCGGCCATCGACCGGGCGGTGCTGGCGGCGCTGAGGATGGCGGACGCCCACGCTGCCCACCTCCGCGCCGCCGTCCTGAGCGCGACGGGGGCTGACTGGCCCGAGGACTTCGTGCTGCTGGGGGCCGAGCTGGAGTCGCGCGGCTGGGGCGCGTCTCGCGCGGTGGTGAACGACGCGCTGGGTGCCCTGCATGCCGCCGCACCGGACGGTACCGGGGTGATGGTCGCCTGCGGCACGGGCGCGGGGATCGCCGCCGCCGCCCCGGGCGGGCAGACCTGGCACACGGGCTTCTGGCAGGAACCCGGGGGGGCGGAGGACCTGGGGCGGATGACCCTGCGCGCCGTGTACCGGGCGGACCTGGGCTTCGACCCGCCGACCCTGCTTACCGACCGGGTGCTGGCGGCCTACCGCCTGCCGAACGTGGAGGCGCTGCTGCACGCCCTCACCCGCCGGGACCGCCGCCCGCCAGGCCGGGTGGGTCGCCTCGCGCGGGTGCTGCTGGATGCGGCGGCGGCGGGGGACGTGACCGCGCGGGGGCTGGTGGGACGGCACGGCGCGGCCCTGGGGGACTATGCCCTCGTGGCCGCCCGCCGGGTGGGCCTGGGCGGCACGGCCTTCGGTCTGTACGCGGCGGGCGGCGTGATGCGTCACCCCTCGCCCCTGCTGCGGGACGCGCTGCTCGCCCGGGTGCGCGGGGGCGAGCCGGGCGCCACGCCGGGTGAGGGCGGTTTCGAGCCCGTCCTGGGCGCCGCCCTCCTCGCGCTGCGGGCGGCCCACGCGGGACAACCCGGCGGGGAGACGATTCGCGGCTGGCGTGCGGCCCTTGCCGCGACCCTGCCCCCGGACACCCTGTTCCGCACCTGA
- a CDS encoding glucosamine-6-phosphate deaminase has translation MVGVEVLEDADTLAERAADLIGDALREKPSLSVLVATGHTPMATYAELARRDLDASALTAVQLDEYLGLGEDDPRSLWGWMRRSFVEPLGVKQVVRLGEVPDPDEGCRRFEAQVAALGGIDLAVLGLGPNGHLGFNEPPCGPGARTRVVTLTPASLASNAAYWGDLPVPTRALTAGMDVILGAGRVILLVSGVHKRDILARALREPPTPEVPASWLQDANTTVLADRAACGVTRGPAFP, from the coding sequence GTGGTAGGGGTGGAGGTGCTGGAGGACGCGGACACGCTCGCCGAACGCGCCGCCGATCTCATCGGGGACGCGCTGCGCGAGAAGCCCAGCCTCTCCGTCCTGGTCGCCACGGGCCATACCCCGATGGCGACGTACGCGGAGCTTGCCCGGCGGGACCTCGACGCCTCCGCCCTCACTGCCGTGCAACTTGACGAATACCTGGGGCTGGGCGAGGACGACCCGCGCTCGCTGTGGGGCTGGATGCGCCGCTCCTTCGTGGAGCCGCTGGGCGTGAAACAGGTCGTGCGGCTAGGCGAGGTCCCGGACCCGGACGAGGGGTGCCGCCGTTTCGAGGCGCAGGTGGCGGCCCTCGGCGGCATCGACCTCGCCGTCCTGGGCCTCGGGCCGAACGGGCACCTGGGCTTTAACGAGCCGCCCTGCGGGCCGGGCGCGCGGACGCGGGTGGTGACGCTCACGCCCGCGAGTCTGGCGAGCAACGCCGCGTACTGGGGCGACCTGCCCGTGCCGACACGGGCGCTGACGGCGGGCATGGACGTGATCCTGGGCGCGGGACGGGTCATTCTCCTCGTCAGCGGGGTTCACAAGCGGGACATCCTCGCCCGCGCGCTGCGGGAGCCGCCGACACCTGAGGTGCCCGCCTCGTGGCTTCAGGACGCGAACACCACCGTCCTCGCCGACCGCGCCGCGTGCGGCGTGACGCGGGGTCCGGCCTTCCCATGA
- a CDS encoding LacI family DNA-binding transcriptional regulator, translated as MTASNVINGKPGMTEATRQRVLRAVEQTGYVANPAARRLAGRRTNLIGVIAPRYGVPYVNEVLHGAVAAAEDAGMNLAVFTTAGSAALERERAALLRTLADGVLLILPSGDEHEVFQDAVPVVTAGSLSPFSVRGDNVHGGRLVARHLLELGHRRVAYIRGPHSGGVYQQESEARERGFLEELRGSGVDVPAAYLAPGDFSEAGGERAARALLALPEPPTAIFASNDSAALGVLRAAEALGLRVPGDLSVVGYDDVGAAARTRPPLTTVRQPLPEMGAAAVRMLLDLVRGTRPTPPPPFPTTLAPRDSTGPPFPSR; from the coding sequence ATGACGGCCTCCAACGTCATCAACGGCAAGCCGGGCATGACCGAGGCCACCCGGCAGCGGGTGCTGCGGGCGGTCGAGCAGACCGGGTACGTGGCGAACCCGGCGGCGCGGAGGCTGGCGGGGCGACGCACCAACCTGATCGGGGTGATCGCGCCGCGCTACGGGGTGCCCTACGTCAACGAGGTCCTGCACGGCGCGGTCGCCGCCGCCGAGGACGCGGGCATGAACTTGGCGGTCTTCACCACCGCGGGCAGCGCGGCCCTGGAGCGCGAGCGGGCGGCGCTGCTGCGGACCCTGGCCGACGGGGTGCTGCTCATCCTGCCCAGCGGGGACGAACACGAGGTGTTCCAGGACGCCGTGCCGGTGGTCACGGCCGGGTCGCTGAGCCCCTTCAGCGTGCGGGGCGACAACGTCCACGGCGGGCGCCTCGTCGCGCGGCACCTGCTGGAGTTGGGGCACCGCCGGGTCGCGTACATCCGCGGGCCGCACTCGGGCGGGGTCTACCAGCAGGAGTCGGAGGCGCGCGAGCGCGGCTTTCTGGAGGAACTGCGGGGAAGTGGTGTGGACGTGCCCGCCGCGTACCTCGCCCCGGGCGACTTCAGCGAGGCGGGGGGGGAGCGCGCCGCGCGGGCGCTGCTGGCCCTGCCCGAGCCGCCCACGGCCATCTTCGCCTCCAACGATTCGGCGGCCCTGGGGGTGCTGCGCGCCGCCGAGGCGCTGGGGCTGCGGGTGCCCGGCGACCTCTCGGTGGTGGGCTACGACGACGTGGGGGCCGCCGCCCGGACCCGCCCGCCGCTGACCACCGTGCGCCAGCCGCTCCCCGAGATGGGCGCAGCGGCGGTGCGGATGCTGCTCGACCTCGTGCGCGGCACGCGGCCCACGCCGCCGCCCCCCTTTCCCACCACCCTCGCCCCGCGCGACTCCACCGGGCCACCCTTCCCGTCCCGCTGA
- a CDS encoding MOSC domain-containing protein, whose amino-acid sequence MSTPLTLSGLYTYPIKSARGVALDRARVELFGLGLDRRWMVVDGGGRQVTGRDFPRMDLVGVGLEPGGLRVTAPGMPPLPVPHGPGGPGRLVHIFRQPVQAVEVGGEANAWWSAYLGLPAALVYFPDEAERHMNPRFGTARISFADGNPLHLVSEASVADLNTRLPHPVTPERFRPNLVVRGGAAYGEDGWGRIRIGDLEFGVVEPCARCSVLNISEGRMGGEPLRTLAGYRRRGRLVEFGQNLVHAEQGELKLGDPIVVLRRGSR is encoded by the coding sequence ATGTCCACCCCCCTGACCCTCTCCGGCCTGTACACCTATCCCATCAAGTCGGCGCGCGGCGTGGCGCTGGACCGCGCGAGGGTGGAACTCTTCGGCCTGGGCCTCGACCGCCGCTGGATGGTCGTGGACGGGGGTGGGCGGCAGGTGACCGGGAGGGACTTCCCGCGCATGGACCTCGTCGGGGTAGGGCTGGAGCCGGGGGGACTGCGCGTGACGGCGCCCGGGATGCCGCCCCTGCCCGTGCCGCACGGGCCGGGCGGGCCGGGGCGCCTGGTCCACATCTTCCGCCAGCCCGTGCAGGCCGTGGAGGTCGGCGGGGAGGCGAACGCCTGGTGGAGCGCCTACCTCGGCCTGCCCGCCGCCCTGGTCTATTTCCCCGACGAGGCCGAGCGGCACATGAATCCGCGCTTCGGCACGGCGCGCATCAGCTTCGCGGACGGCAACCCGCTGCACCTCGTCTCCGAGGCGTCGGTCGCGGACCTCAACACCCGCCTGCCCCATCCCGTCACCCCCGAACGCTTCCGCCCCAACCTCGTTGTGCGCGGGGGCGCAGCCTACGGGGAGGACGGCTGGGGGCGCATCCGCATCGGCGATCTGGAGTTTGGCGTGGTGGAGCCGTGCGCGCGGTGCAGCGTCCTGAACATCTCGGAGGGGCGCATGGGCGGGGAGCCGCTGCGGACGTTGGCGGGCTACCGGCGGCGCGGCCGTCTTGTGGAGTTCGGACAAAACCTCGTCCACGCCGAACAGGGTGAGCTGAAGCTGGGCGACCCGATCGTCGTGCTGCGCAGAGGGAGCCGGTGA